From one Mesoaciditoga lauensis cd-1655R = DSM 25116 genomic stretch:
- a CDS encoding succinate--CoA ligase subunit alpha encodes MITGKEKVCVQGMGKYGTFHALKMKAYGTNIVCGVSKRSRLMNTHGIPVLDNMKDAVAKYNVDTSVVFVPAMYAKDAVLESIDAGIKKIVIVTEHIPQYDALYLYHVAKKKNVRIIGPNCPGLILPGISKIGIMPEKAFVPGDIAVISKSGTLMYEVSNYLSLHSSGIKVAIGLGGDPITGTSIAEVFDWLIKKSITKVRIIGELGGNEEIDGIQHALDVGYKGEIKVFFAGRFAPKGKRMGHAGAIVRGYFGSVEYKEKELKKLGITVAKTIPELI; translated from the coding sequence GTGATCACAGGAAAAGAAAAAGTGTGTGTTCAAGGAATGGGGAAATACGGAACGTTTCATGCCTTAAAGATGAAAGCATATGGTACCAACATTGTGTGCGGAGTTTCAAAGAGAAGTAGGCTAATGAATACCCATGGTATACCTGTTTTGGATAATATGAAGGATGCGGTAGCTAAATATAATGTTGATACCTCAGTGGTGTTCGTTCCAGCAATGTATGCAAAAGATGCCGTTTTAGAATCTATAGATGCTGGGATCAAGAAAATTGTGATTGTGACTGAACACATTCCTCAATATGATGCTTTATATTTATATCACGTTGCAAAAAAGAAAAACGTTAGGATAATTGGTCCAAATTGTCCAGGATTGATATTACCCGGAATAAGCAAAATAGGTATCATGCCAGAAAAAGCTTTTGTTCCCGGAGATATAGCCGTTATATCCAAAAGTGGCACCTTAATGTATGAGGTTTCGAATTATCTCTCATTGCATTCAAGTGGAATAAAAGTTGCCATTGGATTGGGTGGGGATCCCATTACGGGGACTTCAATTGCAGAAGTTTTCGACTGGCTAATCAAAAAAAGCATAACAAAAGTCAGGATCATAGGCGAATTGGGGGGAAATGAAGAAATAGATGGTATTCAACATGCCCTTGATGTAGGCTATAAAGGAGAAATAAAAGTCTTCTTTGCTGGAAGATTTGCCCCAAAAGGCAAGAGAATGGGACATGCTGGTGCAATAGTTCGTGGATACTTCGGAAGTGTAGAATACAAAGAAAAAGAATTAAAAAAATTGGGAATAACTGTTGCAAAAACGATACCAGAACTTATTTAA